A stretch of Flavobacterium sp. N2270 DNA encodes these proteins:
- a CDS encoding exonuclease domain-containing protein — protein MYCILDIETTGGQYNEEGITEIAIYKYNGHEVVDQFISLVNPEKPIQPFVVKLTGINNAMLRSAPKFHEVAKRIIEITEGCIIVAHNTVFDYRILKTEFRRLGYDFKKQTLCTVELSKKLIPEQESYSLGKLVRSLGIPVTDRHRASGDALATVKLFKLLLSKDATKEIVKSFIKTEVKSGLSPKLLDLVETMPSKTGIYYIHNEKGDIIYIGKSKNIKKRINQHFTGTSTKSKKMQRDVYAVTFEETGSELIALLKESEEIKINKPIYNRAQRKTLFPWALYVEKNEKGYLAIKIAKSDGRKKEITSFTTSQDAKNALFRMTEQFNLCQKINGLYDTKKSCFQYDIEQCFGACIDKETPENYNVRVKECIAKNSFENQNMVVVDVGRNKSERTAVLIENGVYKGYAFYDLNYQISNIEILKKIIIPMQNNKDVRTIIQSYIRKKKALKIVRF, from the coding sequence TTGTATTGCATACTCGACATAGAAACCACTGGCGGACAATATAATGAAGAAGGAATTACCGAAATAGCCATTTACAAATACAATGGTCATGAAGTAGTAGACCAATTCATTAGTTTAGTAAATCCAGAAAAACCAATTCAACCTTTTGTGGTAAAATTAACTGGTATTAATAATGCCATGCTTCGTTCTGCACCAAAATTTCATGAAGTTGCAAAACGTATTATTGAAATTACCGAAGGTTGTATTATAGTAGCTCACAATACTGTTTTTGATTACCGAATTTTAAAAACTGAATTTAGAAGATTAGGATACGATTTTAAAAAACAAACACTTTGTACAGTAGAATTATCCAAAAAATTAATTCCAGAGCAAGAATCTTATAGTTTAGGAAAATTGGTGCGTTCATTAGGAATTCCGGTAACGGACAGACATAGAGCAAGCGGAGATGCATTAGCAACTGTAAAGCTATTTAAACTTTTACTTTCTAAAGATGCAACTAAAGAAATTGTAAAGAGTTTTATTAAAACAGAAGTAAAATCGGGATTAAGTCCAAAATTATTAGATTTAGTAGAAACAATGCCTTCAAAAACAGGAATTTACTACATTCATAATGAAAAAGGCGATATCATTTACATTGGTAAAAGTAAAAACATCAAGAAAAGAATCAATCAGCATTTTACAGGAACAAGCACAAAAAGCAAGAAAATGCAACGCGATGTTTACGCCGTAACTTTTGAAGAAACAGGGAGTGAACTTATTGCATTATTAAAAGAAAGTGAAGAAATAAAAATCAATAAACCCATTTATAATAGAGCACAACGAAAAACTTTATTTCCGTGGGCTTTGTATGTTGAAAAGAATGAGAAAGGATATTTAGCAATTAAAATTGCAAAATCTGACGGAAGAAAAAAAGAAATTACCTCTTTTACAACTTCACAAGATGCAAAAAATGCTTTGTTTCGCATGACAGAGCAATTTAATCTTTGTCAAAAAATAAACGGTTTATACGATACTAAAAAAAGTTGTTTTCAATATGATATAGAACAATGTTTTGGCGCTTGTATAGATAAAGAAACTCCTGAAAACTATAATGTTCGAGTAAAAGAATGTATTGCAAAAAATTCTTTTGAAAATCAAAACATGGTTGTAGTTGATGTAGGAAGAAATAAAAGTGAACGAACTGCCGTATTAATTGAAAATGGAGTGTATAAAGGTTATGCTTTTTATGATTTAAATTATCAAATTTCTAATATTGAGATATTGAAAAAAATCATCATTCCAATGCAAAATAATAAAGATGTACGAACAATTATTCAATCGTACATTAGGAAAAAGAAAGCTTTAAAAATAGTACGGTTTTAA
- a CDS encoding YggS family pyridoxal phosphate-dependent enzyme, which translates to MPIVTNLNNIKSSLPEHVTLVAVSKTKPNADILEAYNAGQRIFGENKIQEMAEKWEQMPKDIQWHMIGHVQTNKVKYMAPFVSLVHGVDSFKLLKEINKQAAKNNRIIDCLLQVFIAEEETKFGLDEKELNEILISEEFKELKNIKIVGLMGMATFTDNQTQIEKEFKNLKAIFDKLKTENYQLNTLSMGMSGDYKLAISCGSTMVRIGSSIFGGRN; encoded by the coding sequence ATGCCAATAGTAACAAACCTAAACAACATAAAATCTTCATTACCTGAACATGTAACTTTAGTTGCGGTTTCAAAAACAAAACCTAATGCAGATATTTTAGAAGCCTACAATGCTGGTCAACGCATTTTTGGAGAAAACAAAATCCAAGAAATGGCTGAAAAATGGGAACAAATGCCAAAAGACATTCAATGGCACATGATAGGTCATGTACAAACCAACAAGGTAAAATACATGGCGCCATTTGTGAGCTTGGTTCATGGTGTTGATAGTTTTAAACTTTTGAAAGAAATCAATAAACAAGCGGCAAAAAACAATAGAATCATAGATTGCTTACTTCAGGTTTTTATAGCCGAAGAAGAAACTAAATTTGGTTTAGATGAAAAGGAATTGAATGAGATTCTTATTTCTGAGGAGTTTAAAGAACTTAAAAATATAAAAATTGTTGGCTTAATGGGAATGGCTACATTTACAGATAATCAAACGCAAATTGAAAAGGAATTTAAAAATTTGAAAGCCATTTTTGACAAACTGAAAACTGAAAACTATCAACTGAATACTCTTTCAATGGGAATGTCTGGCGATTATAAATTAGCTATCTCATGCGGAAGTACAATGGTTCGAATAGGAAGTAGTATCTTTGGCGGAAGGAATTAA
- a CDS encoding DUF1015 domain-containing protein, with protein MSKIIPFKAVRPTTDKVGLVTCRNYEDYSAAELAAWLNFNPYSFLHIINPAYQNVHNISLEKRFKGVANKFQDFKNNRVFIEDEIPAFYLYEIKTKNDVFTGIIAGASVEDYKNDVIKKHEDTLQYRVEMFKDYLHQTRFNTEPVLITYPDSIELNTWILLKKKNRAIYEFSTTNKEKHTLWKIDTQSDIDWLENHFEEIPNLYIADGHHRSASAELLLEQDQHLGNPNLNYFMSFLIAESNVKIYEFNRIIRDLNGFTKEAFLEKLAENFEIESKEQELWKPQNKKEFGMYLDEKFYALVFKYKEQREGIKQKLDAQILYDTVLQPLLGIGDLRNDERIDYISGKQSVTAIKEKVDDGEFAVGFMLYPSNINEIKAFADNNLIMPPKSTYIEPKFRSGLVVYEL; from the coding sequence ATGAGTAAAATAATTCCTTTTAAAGCAGTTCGTCCTACAACCGATAAAGTTGGACTAGTAACCTGTAGAAACTACGAAGACTATAGTGCTGCTGAGCTTGCTGCTTGGTTAAACTTTAATCCGTATTCCTTTTTACACATTATAAATCCGGCGTATCAAAATGTACACAACATTAGTTTAGAAAAACGTTTTAAAGGAGTTGCAAATAAATTTCAAGATTTTAAAAACAACCGTGTTTTTATTGAGGATGAAATTCCAGCATTTTATTTGTACGAAATAAAAACAAAAAATGATGTTTTTACGGGTATTATTGCTGGTGCATCGGTTGAAGATTATAAAAATGATGTCATTAAAAAACACGAAGACACGTTACAATATCGTGTAGAAATGTTTAAAGATTACTTACATCAAACACGTTTTAATACAGAACCTGTTTTAATCACCTATCCAGATAGTATTGAACTAAATACTTGGATTCTACTAAAAAAGAAAAACAGAGCCATTTATGAATTTTCTACAACCAATAAAGAAAAACATACACTTTGGAAAATAGATACGCAAAGCGATATCGATTGGCTTGAAAATCATTTTGAAGAAATTCCGAATTTATATATTGCCGATGGTCATCATCGTTCGGCTTCAGCTGAGTTGCTTTTAGAACAAGACCAACATTTAGGCAATCCTAATTTGAATTACTTTATGAGCTTTTTAATTGCCGAAAGTAATGTGAAAATTTATGAATTCAACAGAATTATTCGTGATTTAAACGGATTTACCAAAGAAGCTTTTTTGGAAAAATTAGCAGAAAATTTCGAAATTGAATCTAAAGAACAAGAACTTTGGAAACCGCAAAATAAGAAAGAATTTGGAATGTATTTAGATGAAAAATTCTATGCTTTAGTATTCAAATATAAAGAACAACGAGAAGGAATAAAACAAAAACTTGATGCTCAAATTTTATACGATACTGTACTTCAGCCTTTATTAGGAATTGGCGATTTACGTAACGACGAACGTATTGATTACATTTCTGGAAAGCAATCGGTTACGGCAATTAAAGAAAAGGTTGATGATGGCGAATTTGCTGTTGGATTTATGCTGTATCCATCCAACATTAATGAAATTAAAGCTTTTGCCGACAATAATTTAATTATGCCTCCAAAAAGTACGTACATTGAACCTAAGTTTAGAAGTGGACTTGTGGTGTATGAACTTTAG
- a CDS encoding 3-hydroxyacyl-CoA dehydrogenase family protein, producing the protein MKQIAVIGAGTMGNGIAHTFAQSGFTVKLIDISEKSLEKGMATIANNLDRMVSKGVISEDDKHKTISNIITYTDIKDGVVGCDLVVEAATENVGLKMNIFKQLSDVCDHNVILASNTSSISITQIAAQVVHPERVIGMHFMNPVPIMKLVEIIRGYSTSNEVTKIIMDLSVKLGKTPTEVNDYPGFVANRILMPMINEAIETLYNGVAGVEEIDTVMKLGMGHPMGPLQLADFIGLDVCLAILNVMYDGFKNPKYAPCPLLVNMVMAGKLGAKSGEGFYDYAESRKAEKVSSQFSK; encoded by the coding sequence ATGAAACAAATAGCTGTAATTGGAGCAGGTACAATGGGTAACGGAATTGCGCACACATTTGCTCAGTCAGGATTTACTGTAAAATTAATCGATATTTCTGAAAAATCATTGGAAAAAGGAATGGCAACTATTGCTAATAACCTAGACAGAATGGTTTCTAAAGGTGTTATTTCAGAAGATGATAAACACAAAACGATTTCAAACATCATAACTTATACCGACATTAAAGATGGTGTTGTAGGATGTGATTTAGTGGTTGAAGCTGCAACAGAAAATGTAGGTTTAAAAATGAACATTTTTAAGCAATTAAGTGACGTTTGTGACCATAATGTAATTTTAGCTTCAAATACTTCTTCTATTTCTATTACTCAAATCGCTGCACAAGTGGTTCATCCAGAAAGAGTAATTGGAATGCACTTTATGAATCCGGTGCCAATTATGAAATTGGTTGAGATTATTCGTGGTTATTCTACTTCAAATGAAGTGACTAAAATAATCATGGATTTATCTGTTAAATTAGGAAAAACTCCAACAGAAGTTAACGATTATCCTGGTTTTGTAGCCAATAGAATCTTAATGCCAATGATTAACGAAGCTATCGAAACTTTATACAACGGTGTTGCAGGTGTAGAAGAAATTGATACGGTTATGAAATTAGGAATGGGGCACCCAATGGGACCATTGCAATTAGCTGACTTTATTGGACTTGACGTATGTTTAGCTATCTTAAATGTAATGTACGACGGATTTAAAAATCCTAAATATGCACCTTGTCCGTTATTAGTAAACATGGTAATGGCTGGAAAACTTGGAGCAAAATCTGGGGAAGGTTTCTACGATTATGCAGAAAGCAGAAAAGCAGAGAAAGTTTCTTCTCAATTTAGTAAATAA
- a CDS encoding Gfo/Idh/MocA family protein, whose product MIKIGVLGAGHLGKIHLRLLKQSEKYELVGFYDPFEENANKVAAEFGYKKFDTIAELIAAVDVVDIVTPTLSHHDCAVEVIKAGKHVFIEKPISNTVAEAEEIMALAKEYNVKGQVGHVERFNPAFTAVKNQIQNPMFIETHRLAEFNPRGTDVPVVLDLMIHDIDAILSVVKSKVKSVHASGVSVLSQSPDISNARIEFENGCVANITSSRISMKNMRKSRFFQKDAYISVDYLDKVCEIVKMKDAPEVPGDFDMILQNAEGEKKQIYFDNPTVEPNNAILDELNAFADAINNNTTPIVTLEDGTEALRVAYMIIDSMEKN is encoded by the coding sequence ATGATAAAAATTGGCGTACTAGGTGCTGGTCATTTAGGAAAAATACATTTACGATTATTAAAACAATCAGAAAAATACGAATTAGTTGGGTTTTACGATCCATTTGAAGAAAATGCAAATAAAGTTGCAGCTGAATTTGGTTATAAAAAATTCGACACAATTGCAGAATTAATTGCTGCAGTTGATGTTGTTGACATTGTAACTCCTACTCTTTCTCATCATGATTGTGCGGTAGAAGTTATAAAAGCTGGAAAACATGTTTTCATTGAAAAACCAATTTCTAATACGGTTGCTGAAGCAGAAGAAATAATGGCTTTGGCAAAAGAATATAACGTAAAAGGACAAGTAGGTCATGTGGAACGATTTAATCCTGCGTTTACTGCAGTAAAAAATCAAATCCAAAACCCAATGTTTATCGAAACACATCGTTTAGCCGAATTCAATCCACGTGGCACAGATGTCCCTGTAGTTTTAGATTTAATGATTCATGATATTGATGCCATTTTAAGCGTTGTGAAATCAAAAGTAAAATCGGTTCATGCTAGTGGCGTTTCGGTTTTAAGCCAATCGCCTGATATTTCAAATGCGCGTATCGAATTTGAAAACGGTTGTGTTGCCAATATTACTTCGAGTAGAATTTCTATGAAAAACATGCGTAAATCGCGTTTTTTCCAAAAAGACGCCTACATCTCAGTTGATTATTTAGATAAAGTTTGTGAAATTGTAAAAATGAAAGATGCACCTGAAGTTCCTGGCGATTTTGACATGATTTTACAAAATGCAGAAGGCGAGAAAAAACAAATCTATTTTGACAATCCAACTGTTGAACCAAACAATGCCATTTTAGATGAGTTGAATGCTTTCGCAGATGCAATAAACAACAATACAACTCCCATTGTAACTTTAGAAGACGGAACGGAAGCACTTCGTGTTGCTTACATGATTATTGATTCAATGGAAAAAAATTAA
- a CDS encoding protein-L-isoaspartate(D-aspartate) O-methyltransferase: MNDTSKHQGLRNQLAKLLEEKGIRSKNVLDAIRLIPRHLFLDSSFENFAYQDKAFPIGADQTISQPYTVAFQSELLDIKKDDKILEIGTGSGYQTAVLCAMGATVYSIERQNKLFKRTSLLLPKLGFNPKKLIFGDGYKGLPEVAPFDSIIVTAGAPFIPQPLMAQLKVGGKLVIPLGEENQIMTMLIRKNETQFEKHEYGEFRFVPLLEDKN; this comes from the coding sequence TTGAACGATACATCAAAACATCAAGGACTTAGAAATCAATTGGCTAAACTGCTAGAGGAAAAAGGAATTAGATCTAAAAATGTATTAGATGCTATACGATTAATTCCTCGTCATTTGTTTTTAGATTCAAGTTTTGAAAATTTTGCTTATCAAGATAAAGCGTTTCCTATTGGTGCCGACCAAACTATTTCACAACCTTACACGGTTGCTTTTCAAAGCGAATTGTTAGACATTAAAAAGGATGATAAAATTCTTGAAATTGGAACAGGTAGTGGTTATCAAACAGCTGTTTTATGTGCAATGGGAGCAACAGTTTACAGTATTGAAAGACAAAACAAATTGTTTAAAAGAACTTCGTTATTATTACCAAAATTAGGTTTTAACCCCAAAAAACTAATATTTGGTGATGGTTATAAAGGATTGCCAGAAGTTGCTCCATTTGATAGTATTATTGTTACTGCTGGAGCACCTTTTATTCCACAACCGTTAATGGCACAATTAAAAGTTGGAGGAAAGCTGGTCATCCCATTAGGCGAAGAAAACCAAATTATGACAATGCTGATTCGTAAAAACGAAACTCAATTTGAAAAACACGAATATGGTGAGTTTAGATTTGTGCCGCTTTTAGAAGATAAAAACTAA
- a CDS encoding helix-turn-helix domain-containing protein: MKELLKNARIEKQFSTRKLAELTSIDQALISKFENGNRIPTKIQIQKLVEILNLNLKTTLVAWYKVKLQNEFDLNPFVIQAITELFNEKGFDIVKQENKAEIASILDEIEILKQKLTNLK; this comes from the coding sequence TTGAAAGAATTACTTAAAAATGCTAGAATAGAAAAGCAGTTTTCTACAAGAAAACTAGCTGAACTTACTTCAATTGATCAAGCGTTGATTAGTAAATTTGAAAATGGAAATAGAATTCCTACAAAAATTCAAATTCAAAAACTTGTTGAAATCTTAAATCTTAACCTAAAAACAACTTTAGTTGCTTGGTATAAGGTTAAACTACAAAACGAATTTGATCTAAACCCTTTTGTAATTCAAGCCATTACCGAACTTTTCAACGAAAAAGGATTTGATATTGTAAAACAAGAAAACAAAGCCGAAATAGCTTCTATTTTAGATGAAATTGAAATTCTAAAACAAAAACTTACTAATTTAAAATAG
- the smpB gene encoding SsrA-binding protein SmpB, with protein MQKNANILNKRARFDYEILDKYNAGIVLTGTEIKSIRLGKASIAESFCEFNNGELFLINATIEEYLYGTHYNHRAKSERKLLLNKKELKKLNKDSDNKGLTIVPLRLYTNEKGLAKIEIALCRGKKNYDKRESLKEKDTKRDIDRIKKSF; from the coding sequence ATGCAAAAAAACGCAAACATACTTAACAAAAGAGCTCGTTTTGATTATGAAATACTTGATAAATACAATGCAGGTATAGTATTAACCGGAACAGAAATAAAATCTATTCGTTTAGGTAAAGCTTCTATTGCCGAAAGTTTTTGTGAATTTAACAATGGCGAACTTTTTTTAATAAATGCTACTATAGAAGAGTATTTATACGGCACCCATTATAATCATAGAGCTAAAAGTGAACGAAAATTACTTTTAAACAAAAAAGAGTTAAAAAAATTAAATAAAGATAGTGACAATAAAGGCTTAACTATTGTACCTCTTCGTTTGTATACTAACGAAAAAGGTTTGGCCAAAATTGAAATTGCACTTTGTAGAGGTAAAAAGAATTATGATAAACGTGAATCATTAAAAGAAAAAGACACTAAGAGAGATATTGATAGAATTAAGAAGAGTTTTTAA
- a CDS encoding OmpW/AlkL family protein, which translates to MKKIVFALMAMSLMNVTFMSAQEEVSNNAIKGVSKGDLLVRLRGVGVVPNEDSKVGIIGGDVTLSNTFIPELDFTYFFTDHIAAELILGTSKHDVGVVNSAAGNVDLGSVWLLPPTLTAQYHFYTSSEKVFKPYIGAGLNYTLFYNVKSGDVADVSYDNALGYAAQIGFDLMINDKFFINVDAKRLFLSTDVTVDASNLAPGLSIPAEVDIDPWLLGFGIGMKF; encoded by the coding sequence ATGAAAAAAATAGTTTTTGCTTTAATGGCAATGTCATTAATGAATGTGACTTTCATGTCAGCTCAAGAAGAAGTTAGTAATAACGCAATTAAAGGAGTTAGTAAAGGTGATTTATTAGTAAGGTTAAGAGGTGTTGGTGTAGTGCCAAATGAAGATTCTAAGGTTGGTATTATAGGTGGTGATGTTACACTTTCTAATACATTTATTCCTGAATTAGATTTTACTTATTTCTTTACAGATCATATTGCTGCAGAATTAATTTTAGGAACATCTAAACATGATGTAGGTGTTGTAAATAGCGCTGCGGGTAATGTAGATTTAGGAAGTGTTTGGTTATTACCTCCAACATTAACTGCCCAATACCATTTTTATACTTCAAGTGAAAAAGTATTTAAACCATATATTGGTGCAGGATTAAATTATACACTGTTTTATAATGTTAAGTCTGGTGATGTTGCTGATGTTTCTTACGATAATGCATTAGGATATGCAGCTCAGATAGGTTTTGATTTAATGATAAATGATAAGTTCTTTATTAACGTAGACGCAAAACGTTTATTCTTAAGTACAGATGTAACTGTTGATGCTTCAAATTTAGCTCCAGGATTAAGTATTCCTGCTGAAGTTGATATTGATCCATGGTTATTAGGTTTTGGTATTGGAATGAAGTTCTAA
- a CDS encoding aldose 1-epimerase family protein, which yields MNINISNNSISASINSLGAELISLSKNDFNYIWKVDVQFWNKTSPVLFPIVGSLKNNEFSINEKKYSLNRHGFARDLEFDLVEQKETSALFCLRSNESTLKNYPFDFELFINYELKNETLIISYKIINLSETKMPFNIGAHPAFNLPYKTNEYSLEFNALEDFKTHQLENGLFSGITKKINNIKGKIILSESLFEKDALVFKNIKSTSVNLKHLDNDYLKISFYNFPHLGIWKKTNAPFLCIEPWTGYADNINSKGNIYQKESIQELHSNAIFECKMKIEI from the coding sequence ATGAATATTAATATTTCAAACAACAGTATTTCAGCATCTATAAATAGTTTAGGTGCTGAATTAATTTCATTATCTAAAAACGATTTCAACTATATATGGAAAGTTGATGTACAATTTTGGAACAAAACTTCTCCCGTTTTATTTCCTATTGTGGGAAGTTTAAAGAATAATGAGTTTTCTATAAATGAAAAAAAATATTCGTTAAACAGACATGGTTTTGCTAGAGATTTAGAATTTGATCTGGTTGAACAAAAGGAAACTTCTGCTCTATTTTGTTTACGATCAAATGAGTCTACTTTAAAAAATTATCCGTTTGATTTTGAATTATTCATAAACTATGAACTTAAAAATGAAACACTTATTATTTCTTATAAAATAATTAATCTTTCCGAAACGAAAATGCCTTTTAATATTGGCGCACATCCTGCGTTTAATTTACCATACAAAACCAATGAGTATTCTTTAGAATTTAATGCTTTAGAAGATTTTAAAACACATCAGTTAGAAAATGGTTTATTCTCTGGAATTACTAAAAAAATTAATAATATTAAGGGTAAGATAATCCTGTCGGAAAGTTTGTTTGAAAAAGATGCATTGGTATTTAAAAACATAAAATCGACATCTGTAAATCTCAAGCATTTAGATAACGATTACTTAAAAATAAGCTTTTATAATTTTCCTCATTTAGGAATTTGGAAAAAAACAAATGCTCCTTTTTTATGCATTGAACCTTGGACGGGCTATGCTGATAACATTAATAGTAAAGGTAATATTTACCAAAAAGAAAGCATTCAAGAATTACACTCAAATGCTATATTTGAGTGTAAAATGAAAATTGAGATATAA
- a CDS encoding ATP-binding cassette domain-containing protein, which produces MTEFEKQYNEVKVLLEFNDFNQTIKRVIDFTLDTENIDFYKKTNDFLNWYDLNETRTEEKKEKLTVLLNELYSFLSFKECHNHKTIILVKNLVKEYNSSFKLGPIDLDIKTGEIIGLVGENGNGKTTLLRSLCGELHPSSGNITYHFQHDGLYDLRSKLVYIPQRTDTWRGSMYENLEFTASCYGYSPEENNLVVDLVITRLGLRKFRNHFWNNLSSGYKMRFELARMLLRKPKILLIDEPLANLDILAQQTILDDFRNIANSAFRPIAIVLSSQQLYEVEKTSNQVVFLKQGSQKNLNTENDVTKHCIIEFESELNLSELKQAFSSIEIISLEQNGGTFIATFPEGIEMNDFLKVVINQSISISYLRNISNSTRRFFVN; this is translated from the coding sequence ATGACCGAATTTGAAAAACAATACAACGAAGTTAAGGTTCTTCTAGAATTTAACGATTTCAATCAAACCATAAAGAGAGTCATCGATTTTACCTTGGATACAGAAAACATAGATTTTTATAAAAAAACAAATGATTTTTTAAACTGGTACGATTTAAACGAAACTAGAACAGAAGAAAAGAAAGAAAAATTAACGGTATTATTAAATGAACTCTATTCTTTTTTAAGTTTTAAAGAATGTCACAATCATAAAACAATAATTTTGGTTAAAAATTTAGTAAAAGAATATAATTCTTCTTTTAAATTAGGGCCAATTGATTTAGATATTAAAACTGGTGAAATTATTGGTTTAGTTGGTGAAAACGGAAATGGAAAAACAACTTTATTACGTAGTTTATGCGGAGAATTACATCCAAGTTCTGGAAATATAACTTATCATTTTCAACATGATGGATTATATGATTTAAGATCAAAATTGGTTTATATACCTCAAAGAACAGATACTTGGCGAGGTTCTATGTATGAAAACTTAGAATTCACAGCGAGTTGTTATGGGTATTCTCCCGAAGAAAATAATTTAGTTGTTGATTTAGTAATTACACGATTAGGTTTACGAAAATTTAGAAATCATTTTTGGAACAATCTATCATCTGGTTACAAAATGCGTTTTGAACTAGCTCGAATGTTATTGAGAAAACCAAAAATTTTATTAATTGATGAACCGCTTGCTAATTTAGATATTTTAGCACAACAAACGATATTGGATGATTTTAGAAATATTGCCAATTCAGCTTTTAGACCAATAGCAATTGTACTAAGTTCACAACAATTATATGAAGTAGAAAAAACGTCGAACCAAGTCGTTTTCTTAAAACAAGGTTCACAAAAAAACTTAAACACAGAAAATGATGTAACTAAACATTGTATTATTGAATTTGAAAGTGAATTAAATTTAAGCGAATTAAAACAAGCCTTTTCATCAATAGAAATTATTTCGTTAGAACAAAATGGAGGAACTTTTATAGCTACTTTCCCAGAAGGGATTGAAATGAACGATTTTCTAAAAGTTGTTATCAATCAATCAATTTCTATATCATATTTACGAAATATTTCAAATTCAACGCGTCGCTTTTTTGTGAACTAA
- a CDS encoding GNAT family N-acetyltransferase → MLFTPFPILESERLRFRKLTDDDAPEIFKLRSDPKTMEFIPRPLLIDLDGALAHIKVINDNIDANKDINWAVTEKNNDKCIGIMGFHRTQPEHFRTELGYMILPDFSGKGYVTEGVNTILDFAFNQLHFHSIEAVIDSRHIASERVLIKNGFSKEAHFKENFYYNNEFTDTVIYSLLKRNFIK, encoded by the coding sequence ATGCTTTTTACACCTTTTCCTATACTAGAATCAGAACGTTTACGTTTTAGAAAACTAACCGATGATGATGCTCCAGAAATTTTTAAATTAAGAAGCGACCCAAAAACAATGGAATTTATTCCAAGACCATTACTTATTGATTTAGATGGTGCTTTAGCACATATAAAGGTAATTAATGACAATATTGATGCAAATAAAGATATAAATTGGGCTGTAACCGAAAAAAACAATGACAAATGCATTGGAATAATGGGGTTTCATAGAACGCAACCCGAACATTTTAGAACCGAATTAGGTTACATGATTCTTCCTGACTTTTCCGGAAAAGGTTATGTTACTGAAGGTGTGAATACAATTCTAGATTTTGCTTTTAATCAGTTACATTTTCATTCTATTGAAGCAGTAATAGATTCAAGACATATAGCTTCTGAACGTGTTTTAATTAAAAATGGCTTTTCTAAAGAAGCTCATTTTAAAGAAAATTTTTACTATAATAATGAATTTACAGATACAGTAATTTATAGCCTACTTAAACGAAATTTTATTAAATAA